One genomic window of Thermodesulfobacteriota bacterium includes the following:
- a CDS encoding DUF4396 domain-containing protein — MFFPDTLLGGALLLWFILTGLSLIVLIYDLQTNTPAQWVMKLAWILIVLYTGPVGLIIFFLSCRQPLPGTHDDYIAAHWKQSVGSMMHCVAGDATGIILAAIVTFQLAFPNGLDLIIEYISAYIIGLLIFQALFMKSMMGGNYYVAIKKTIFAETVSMNMVMVGMIPVMAIMRGLIPGGGDPEKPIFWGISAIATMAGMITAYPINSWMVGKGLKHGMMSAVTDASKSMDMSEHKESEVTLNTKLGVVVLTFAILGVAIWITSFFIELKL; from the coding sequence ATGTTTTTTCCAGACACACTTCTTGGCGGAGCTCTCCTACTCTGGTTCATATTGACGGGCCTATCTCTAATTGTTCTTATTTATGATCTTCAGACCAATACCCCAGCTCAGTGGGTAATGAAGCTAGCTTGGATATTGATAGTTCTCTATACAGGGCCGGTCGGGCTGATCATTTTCTTTCTCTCTTGCAGGCAACCGCTCCCGGGAACGCACGATGACTATATTGCTGCGCATTGGAAGCAGTCGGTTGGCTCTATGATGCACTGCGTTGCCGGAGATGCAACTGGAATCATACTTGCGGCAATCGTTACTTTTCAGCTCGCTTTCCCAAACGGGCTGGATCTAATAATCGAATACATTTCTGCATACATTATCGGGCTCCTTATTTTTCAAGCGCTTTTTATGAAATCTATGATGGGCGGAAATTATTATGTAGCTATTAAAAAAACTATTTTCGCTGAAACAGTTTCAATGAACATGGTCATGGTTGGAATGATCCCTGTAATGGCCATCATGAGAGGCCTAATACCAGGAGGCGGAGATCCTGAGAAACCTATATTCTGGGGAATCTCAGCCATTGCAACTATGGCAGGAATGATCACTGCTTATCCAATAAACTCATGGATGGTTGGGAAAGGGCTTAAACACGGTATGATGTCAGCTGTAACAGATGCTAGTAAATCTATGGACATGTCAGAGCATAAAGAGTCTGAAGTTACGCTAAATACCAAACTCGGAGTTGTTGTACTTACATTTGCGATTTTAGGAGTCGCTATCTGGATAACCTCATTTTTTATTGAGCTAAAACTTTGA
- a CDS encoding PIG-L family deacetylase yields the protein MSKCIVVVSPHPDDLEIGMGGTAAKMIDGGYEIVSLLATNGSGSTSLKGHSEDKMAEVRLQEAREAVSALGVQTLIPLQLDDVKSDDNKDHFKNDFKETLTRFKPEEVYIPHPKIDKHPTHKIVSELVVEVMAALDQKPEKIWCYEVWTPFTTYDRLEDISEFVDQKIMAIEAHKSQLDYKNYTDGMLGLNRYRAIFDERHGKTEMKYAEVFIELSI from the coding sequence ATGAGTAAATGCATAGTGGTGGTATCACCGCACCCAGATGATCTTGAGATTGGTATGGGCGGCACGGCTGCGAAAATGATTGACGGCGGCTATGAGATTGTTTCGTTACTAGCAACAAACGGCAGCGGCAGCACTTCACTAAAAGGCCACAGCGAAGATAAGATGGCAGAAGTAAGGCTCCAGGAGGCTAGAGAGGCTGTCTCTGCTCTAGGAGTTCAGACTTTAATACCACTTCAGTTAGATGATGTTAAATCTGACGATAATAAAGATCATTTCAAAAATGATTTCAAAGAAACACTAACTCGATTTAAACCAGAGGAAGTATATATACCTCACCCTAAGATTGATAAACACCCAACGCACAAGATAGTCTCTGAACTAGTTGTTGAAGTGATGGCGGCGCTAGATCAAAAACCAGAGAAAATCTGGTGTTATGAAGTCTGGACACCTTTTACCACTTACGATAGGTTAGAGGATATTTCCGAATTTGTAGATCAGAAAATTATGGCAATTGAGGCTCACAAGAGCCAGCTTGACTATAAAAACTATACTGACGGCATGCTTGGATTAAACAGATACCGTGCAATCTTTGATGAGCGGCACGGAAAGACTGAGATGAAGTATGCCGAAGTATTTATTGAGCTTTCTATTTAG